In Nocardia asteroides, the following proteins share a genomic window:
- a CDS encoding beta-hydroxydecanoyl-ACP dehydratase — translation MTVLDFDGIAFDPVGAVDARPVPQAAPSPTSTAQAAPPAPTSEVAPYPAAPVTEAALGPIGELRTGLVAAHRAALGAQVALQRALWQRATGTAADTASGGRQLALTSGAASSHSSRTAFGAPDAAHPAGDGATPTGSRGSAAESARFSGNRQAAADDHLPITSAAAGIVAREGAFKPLARTGRTQLDRAALELLAQGAVAEVFGPGHQRHGVEVAVRLAAGEPLVLTGIESIELYGGTGDGRVVARYDGAPGAAARQAAEVFALFTGMHLCLSGSTLSGATPAVSGATQGTVELVVTSLDLVPRPYVAATASFAGGEPSVAVQVTVAEPAGAGVGPGQAAPSLLLNEFHMTHLARGDQAIAMGPEFAEYTGVRATRLPTGGLLLVDRVRDFDGARGTLDAASYTTEYDSPADSWYYADTANDSMPHFVYMETSLQAALLMGYYAGPTLTQPGVTLSLRNLGGTATVLRQVDLRDRTIEQSSRMLSTTILPGSSLQTFDYTLSVDGEPFYTGETMFGYFSDEALANQTGLDAGRPAPSWLAENPQAPVRTIDVAARRADPAAPLCSRRALTLIDRVEVVDGGGKHGAGYLHSLRAIDPDDWFFARHFHLDPVIPGSLGVESVIHAVQEWLVDAGHTAGMADPVFRIPADIPFSWRYRGQFLPTDGTVELEAHIKELRRGPHGVIAVVDGSLWKPGLRIYEVTDLAVELVDRGA, via the coding sequence ATGACAGTCCTCGATTTCGACGGCATCGCCTTCGACCCGGTCGGCGCGGTCGACGCCCGTCCGGTGCCGCAGGCAGCGCCGTCCCCGACGTCCACCGCGCAGGCAGCGCCGCCCGCGCCCACCTCCGAAGTCGCGCCGTACCCGGCCGCGCCGGTCACCGAGGCGGCCCTCGGCCCGATCGGCGAGCTGCGCACCGGCCTCGTCGCCGCCCACCGCGCCGCGCTCGGCGCGCAGGTCGCGCTCCAGCGCGCCCTGTGGCAGCGGGCGACGGGGACGGCCGCCGACACCGCGTCCGGCGGTCGGCAGCTCGCTCTCACCAGCGGCGCCGCGTCCTCCCACAGCAGCCGAACCGCGTTCGGCGCACCGGACGCGGCTCACCCGGCAGGCGACGGGGCGACACCGACCGGCAGTCGCGGCTCGGCGGCCGAGTCGGCTCGGTTTTCGGGCAACCGGCAGGCAGCGGCCGACGACCACCTGCCGATCACCTCGGCTGCCGCGGGGATTGTCGCCAGGGAAGGTGCGTTCAAGCCGCTGGCGCGCACCGGGCGGACCCAGCTCGACCGCGCGGCACTGGAATTGCTGGCGCAGGGCGCGGTGGCCGAGGTCTTCGGGCCGGGGCACCAGCGCCACGGTGTCGAAGTGGCCGTCCGGCTGGCCGCCGGAGAACCGCTGGTACTCACCGGGATCGAGTCGATCGAGCTCTACGGCGGGACCGGCGACGGTCGCGTCGTCGCCCGCTACGACGGTGCGCCCGGCGCGGCGGCGCGCCAGGCCGCCGAGGTGTTCGCCCTGTTCACCGGTATGCACCTGTGCCTGTCGGGCAGCACGCTGAGCGGGGCGACCCCGGCGGTGTCCGGCGCGACCCAGGGCACGGTGGAACTCGTCGTCACCAGCCTGGATCTGGTTCCCCGTCCGTATGTGGCCGCCACCGCGAGCTTCGCCGGTGGCGAGCCGAGCGTGGCGGTCCAGGTCACCGTCGCCGAGCCTGCGGGCGCCGGTGTCGGCCCCGGCCAGGCGGCACCGAGCCTGCTGCTCAACGAGTTCCACATGACGCACCTCGCCCGTGGCGACCAGGCGATCGCGATGGGCCCGGAGTTCGCGGAGTACACCGGCGTGCGCGCGACCCGCCTGCCCACCGGCGGCCTGCTCCTGGTCGACCGGGTCCGCGACTTCGACGGTGCCCGAGGCACTCTCGACGCCGCGTCCTACACCACCGAGTACGACTCGCCCGCCGACTCCTGGTACTACGCCGACACGGCCAACGACTCCATGCCGCACTTCGTGTACATGGAGACCTCGTTGCAGGCGGCGCTGCTCATGGGCTACTACGCCGGGCCGACCCTGACCCAGCCCGGCGTCACCCTGAGCCTGCGCAACCTGGGCGGAACGGCCACGGTGCTGCGGCAGGTGGACCTGCGCGACCGCACGATCGAGCAGTCCTCCCGGATGCTGTCGACGACGATCCTGCCCGGATCCTCGCTACAGACCTTCGATTACACGCTCAGCGTCGACGGCGAACCGTTCTACACGGGCGAGACCATGTTCGGCTACTTCAGCGACGAGGCCCTGGCCAACCAGACCGGTCTGGACGCCGGCCGTCCCGCCCCGTCGTGGCTGGCCGAGAACCCGCAGGCGCCGGTCCGGACGATCGACGTGGCCGCTCGCCGCGCCGACCCCGCCGCGCCGCTGTGCTCGCGCCGCGCACTGACCCTGATCGACCGCGTCGAGGTCGTCGACGGCGGCGGGAAACACGGTGCGGGATATCTGCATTCGCTGCGCGCCATCGATCCCGACGACTGGTTCTTCGCCCGCCACTTCCACCTCGACCCGGTCATCCCCGGCTCGCTGGGCGTGGAATCGGTGATCCACGCCGTGCAGGAATGGCTCGTCGACGCGGGCCACACCGCGGGCATGGCCGACCCGGTGTTCCGGATCCCGGCCGACATCCCGTTCAGCTGGCGCTACCGCGGCCAGTTCCTGCCCACCGACGGCACCGTCGAACTCGAGGCGCACATCAAGGAGCTGCGCCGCGGGCCGCACGGGGTGATCGCGGTGGTGGACGGCTCGCTGTGGAAACCGGGCCTGCGGATCTACGAAGTCACCGATCTGGCCGTCGAACTCGTGGATCGGGGCGCGTGA